In Kogia breviceps isolate mKogBre1 chromosome 9, mKogBre1 haplotype 1, whole genome shotgun sequence, a single window of DNA contains:
- the LOC131762523 gene encoding small ribosomal subunit protein eS27-like — protein MPLAKDLLHPSPEKKRKHKKKHLVQSPNSYFMDVKCPGCYKITTIFSHAHTVVLCVGCSTVLCQPTGGKARITEGCSSRRKQH, from the coding sequence ATGCCTCTCGCAAAGGATCTCCTTCATCCCTCtccagaaaagaagaggaaacacaagAAGAAGCACCTGGTGCAGAGCCCCAATTCCTATTTCATGGATGTGAAATGCCCAGGATGCTATAAAATCACCACCATCTTTAGCCATGCACACACAGTAGTTTTGTGTGTTGGCTGCTCTACTGTCCTCTGCCAGCCTACAGGAGGAAAAGCAAGGATAACAGAAGGATGCTCCTCCAGACGGAAGCAGCACTAA